The DNA segment CTGAAGCGATCATGTGACTTTCCAAAGGACTTTGATATAGATAATTATCAGGTATTCCAAGGTAAACCAACAAGGCTTTTGAAAGATGGAGATATTATTGATTTTGGCAATAGGCAACTTATGGTTATCCATACTCCTGGGCATTCGCCAGGGCATATTTGCCTCTATGAGCCGGAGCGCGGATACTTTTTTTCAGGTGATTTAATTTATAAAGGATGCCTGGATGCATTTTACCCGTCCACAAATCCTGCTGATTTTATGAGATCGGTTCATCGCATCAGAGCTTTGCATGTGTGGAGGCTTTTGCCGGGGCACCATGCACTAGATGTGTCGGCGGACTTGATAAGCGAAGTGGACGACGGCTTTCGGAGCATTGATAAACAAGGAAAGCTTAAGCAGGGGAATGGGATTTTTCAATTCAAGAATTTCAGTATACATATTTAGTTTGGTAATGTTAAATTCCAATTTGCCGGTTGTTTTGCAAATATAGCGGTATAGGATTCGTTTACTTGATGCCAAAAACCATATTTATGGGGGTCCCCGAGTTTGCCGCTATGAACACTCGAACTATTATGAGAAACTCCCGAGTGGTCATAACGACAAAAACAGGTTGACGTTGTGTCAGCCTGTTTTTGTTTGTGATAAGCATGAAATATGGTA comes from the Clostridiales bacterium genome and includes:
- a CDS encoding MBL fold metallo-hydrolase; translation: MHDWFTIEKIDSETWVISEYKHWEQTHCYLLIDSKQAVLIDTGLGVSNIKQVIDSLTELPVLVVTTHVHWDHIGGHGFFDDIAVHEADAEWLNHFPVSLSVVKSNLLKRSCDFPKDFDIDNYQVFQGKPTRLLKDGDIIDFGNRQLMVIHTPGHSPGHICLYEPERGYFFSGDLIYKGCLDAFYPSTNPADFMRSVHRIRALHVWRLLPGHHALDVSADLISEVDDGFRSIDKQGKLKQGNGIFQFKNFSIHI